In Betta splendens chromosome 22, fBetSpl5.4, whole genome shotgun sequence, the following proteins share a genomic window:
- the zfyve26 gene encoding zinc finger FYVE domain-containing protein 26, with protein sequence MATHPFGREAETSLQDLFEYFKRCLQHGEWELACACVPQLLNSTGGLSANVRGIIKAIICHPYSLTWESVGSPHKLAWFWLQVLEKWTEEQVSPSVRRELEFMLLLEELGSEGIPDGTLKELHQVFLDAQSDQPAIMCLRTSKAAVDSSLQTLLERKKPSLAQCLAQFLEDQSCTENHYLQHTFIQHLMNKLAKPERNPEWVEDIYAVLAVMPWSSQRSGGQFEALCEVLWGAKDDTLNEERILNSLLRPRSDALVSMFCSTAIRLQRDCLLRNMPNTQADLPEAEKLALSLCCHKDRPSAWKMVYFECLSSGKHFLEQVLVTGLDLMKHEEFSQLKDLLQLEFQPLSRLLLLLGWTQCRSLSSAQKLLSVLHREQAPSNDSVLQEFANLLSSQLKILEWCKNNNPAISTEALLAQLHTLDSHSALYILNSLTPLPQFEERRILDLLHQLPTSLGTDDTSPGVQRNIVLFQGFCAMKYAIYALCVNAHQYSNCPEFTSVHQQQLSEAEVDQTSTSSDGCRLQFHQYLSECQLYLEAVPAMFRLELLENIFSLLFLSTADFVQQNPKDSNSNLKTGHANQDSLPHSEVRAKEKIDDTEDSRKESQKCCASSSTAAHNAHLDLSHLIQGCRGFLVDVTAMEGFLKLLKEGLEGMCVVGQREGQEAGRALSREAEAAECLGCSVTAETFGSRLQRLSKRTAEAQWRLQIITSNQATGSGSESPLLTSSFSCTVTSQRHSKSSSLRRRRKPGRHVTERQSSIEKHNGEVSTSASDGGGSAIASCVEVDVCPCGGPHSWLVPAMLSPPESLLISCIRRGNFMEARQVSLVFDLGSSACCGELVFMERYKEVLGELAQVEQKMEKQSVSSSSSSSEGLASTAASGVGRTRLGSSGRSTLQAIGSAAAAGVAVYSISDIADRLLSTPAHPMPTLEDCYWLSCCSSDPSGLLYTLLDELSPAAMAAFDLACCHCLLWKTSRQLLDTAERRLSSSLEDRGVRVDPKVPHAEGICGFPMVLQQINKILNHSVTNKGSVKTETVEDQVFASPFGCCAQEVLLCCHPILREENIAFRLGLTQRLETTLHNLSTATDGAEGSVGSALLALLVEQANLKQSELDVHRVRSSMKQLLRSLDQLCPFEPDRDLARPDYVRSFFDYVNTLASVLVRSLCSEDQSTEVKLGNPLLVLLQSPFQLISHLLFERQVPPDRVLSLLQQEGLRLNVQQVIVQRCCETLPLWFSSPPAGVKTDDGQFGIASLCVLLQQHAQEHLPTLGIAEPQSDESSESEGSLEDHSATSSTFSNFPPSSSSSSLSSSNSFLLTPSALSFLKSRSPLLATLVCLSACKGETAKTQSSGWSGYFRSGRKEVVLDGEQICREVDKLLKEFPILRSYLHTMAEPVLGTPLSENEDGSAGLGAVVCGKPLVSLLLSGPQEEVAQAVAADAFKKALISKDLNRALSLLELYGQGCSQEGALRDQLLACAALEDGDKGIGQLFRVQDANLRARVALQGLERWPLAACLELLKFCLNDPSTDASLRTEVELRKKELDIYEKMLNLEPSLPWATWQEIRLESKTKSESMLSMMLEAKEFALCAQWVEMNSVSDQLKLQLKTEHLLHLLENAKTNEAFQMLEGLSDVVGLDVCERALDRRPVLAACHFLADYLTLHFQRQVSPARRRHIHALHLGSKVLLTLPPAARQDYFSLLSEPLLMLEQLLMNLKVDWAEVAVRTLQSLLVGQEAGFGVEDIDKLLSEYARKALDFSCAPRERSRSDSVISLQDALMMCPAQDSISLSSSRFDSPVPSASSTPTHTASQHNTESQRDRSSAGRKRSSPVKFKPPDQPPARKDWVPDTKHHVCMVCRRERFTMFNRRHHCRTCGRLVCHACSEHKMAVEGCPGDDVRVCDQCYAYFHPDSDDELEPAEVAGSPVLTEQDLDGMLHLPEVVHRQVHLTTDPGENQLLRCEFYYEQAPSAYLCVAILSLHSDQGSCGRQLISHCRDLSCKLTNPEVDACLLTDIMRQLLFSAKLMFVKVGRSQDLALCDSYISKVDVLKILVTANYTYVPSLDDILETSAVTRLRNQLLEAEHYQLAVEVSTKSGLDPSGVWQAWGRALLKSGNLSGAREKFSRFLKAPVDRNQLNLGPLLVQEIVQHLETSVRLTLSMTFSEDVLASLRELEDALADRAPVERSEGLMKNCSLHQECLYYLNTYGSHLALISYYMRHDCMTEALTYLLNKECPEEVFLEGVLQPSLEQGRLGRLQDVLEKLDPGLETCSRYLIASCQFLQRRGYFHTLYQFQQFMMDHVRAAMTCIRFFTNGATSYVQLGEQQRWLVRAKEHLRTYLQEQQGRGPGRKKSQVNSFRKMMSSSDVSRHINTVELQLEVTRFLQRCETAGTSKDSQPGTLTSKSPASNSPPTLFFGNPMKVEVACKVMLGGKNIEEGFGIAYRVIQDFQLEAQAVYVRAGQRLVRQKQYGAVRQLLKCVSESGTATKNDCDALVLSCVSVADKGPANAKELESLIVETKNPESKIKAYLLCGKLRPAYLLAVKLEPTRARPLVQDVLQAAEGAQDSVMQNICRQWLSEHQHKSCQQRQSRPNAR encoded by the exons gagctgcaccagGTCTTCCTAGACGCACAGTCAGACCAACCAGCTATTATGTGTTTAAGGACATCAAAGGCTGCTGTTGACTCTAGCCTCCAAACCCTATTGGAGCGAAAGAAACCCAGCCTGGCCCAGTGTTTAGCACAATTTTTAGAG GACCAGTCATGCACAGAGAACCATTATCTGCAGCACACGTTTATCCAACACCTGATGAATAAATTAGCAAAGCCAGAGAGGAACCCGGAGTGGGTGGAGGACATATATGCAGTGTTGGCTGTGATGCCGTGGAGCTCTCAGAGAAGCGGTGGGCAGTTTGAGGCACTCTGTGAAGTACTGTGGGGAGCCAAAGACGACACCCTGAATGAGGAAAGGATCCTGAACTCGCTGCTTCGTCCTCGGAGTGATGCTCTGGTTTCTATGTTTTGCTCCACTGCAATAAGGCTCCAGAGAGATTGTCTCCTGAGAAACATGCCCAATACACAAG CTGACCTCCCCGAAGCGGAGAAGCTGGCCCTCagtttatgttgccacaaagatCGACCCTCTGCCTGGAAGATGGTCTATTTTGAGTGCCTTAGCAGTGGGAAGCACTTCCTGGAACAGGTGTTG GTCACTGGGCTTGACCTGATGAAACACGAAGAGTTTTCTCAACTGaaagacctgctgcagctggagttcCAGCCACTGtctcgtctgctgctgctcctgggatGGACCCAGTGTCGTAGTCTGAGCTCAGCTCAAAAGCTGCTCAGCGTCCTCCATAGAGAGCAG GCACCATCCAATGACTCTGTTCTCCAGGAATTTGCAAATCTTTTGTCCTCTCAGCTTAAAATTTTGGAATGGTGTAAAAACAACAATCC AGCCATCTCCACGGAGGCATTGCTGGCACAGCTGCACACTCTAGACAGTCACTCTGCTCTATATATCCTGAATTCCCTGACACCTCTACCTCAGTTCGAGGAGCGCAGGATACTGGATTTGCTGCACCAGTTGCCAACTTCATTAGGAACAG ATGACACCAGCCCCGGTGTGCAGCGAAACATAGTTTTGTTCCAGGGGTTTTGTGCCATGAAGTATGCCATCTACGCTCTCTGTGTAAATGCACATCAGTATTCAAACTGCCCAGAGTTCACGTCAGTGCACCAGCAACAGCTCAGTGAAGCAGAAGTGGACCAAACCTCAACATCCTCAGACG gctGCCGTTTGCAGTTCCACCAATACTTGTCAGAGTGCCAGCTTTATCTGGAGGCTGTTCCTGCCATGTTTCGCCTGGAGCTTCTGGAGAACATCTTTTcccttctctttctgtccacTGCTGACTTTGTGCAACAGAATCCAAAAGATTCAAACTCCAATCTAAAGACAGGACATGCAAATCAGGATAGTTTACCCCATTCAGAAGTAAGAGCAAAAGAAAAGATAGATGATACTGAggacagcaggaaggagagcCAGAAGTGTTGTGCGAGTTCCTCCACAGCAGCCCACAATGCACACCTAGACCTGAGTCACCTTATCCAGGGCTGCAGAGGGTTTCTGGTTGATGTGACAGCAATGGAAGGTTTTCTGAAACTGCTGAAAGAAGGGCTGGAGGGCATGTGTGTGGTGGGCCAGCGGGAgggtcaggaggcaggaagagcCCTTTCTCGggaggctgaagcagcagagtgtCTTGGCTGCTCCGTGACGGCTGAGACGTTCGGAAGCCGTCTGCAAAGGCTGTCCAAACGTACGGCAGAGGCTCAGTGGAGGCTGCAGATCATCACCAGCAACCAGGCCACTGGAAGTG GTTCAGAAAGTCCTCTGCTGACGTCATCTTTTAGTTGCACCGTCACCTCACAGCGACACAGCAAGAGCTCGAGTCTGCGGAGGAGGCGAAAACCAGGGAGGCATGTTACAGAAAGACAGAGCTCCATAGAGAAGCACAATGGAGAAGTTAGCACGAGTGCATCAG ATGGTGGAGGATCAGCAATAgcaagttgtgtggaagttgatgTTTGTCCCTGCGGAGGTCCCCACAGCTGGCTGGTCCCTGCCATGTTGTCCCCTCCAGAGTCTCTGCTAATTTCTTGCATCCGCAGAGGAAACTTCATGGAGGCGCGGCAG GTGTCTCTGGTGTTCGATCTTGGGTCGTCTGCCTGTTGTGGCGAATTAGTGTTCATGGAGCGCTACAAAGAAGTCCTGGGGGAGTTGGCCCAAGTGGAGcagaagatggagaagcagtCTGTGTCCTCATCGTCGTCCTCTTCAGAGGGCTTGGCTTCAACAGCTGCATCGGGGGTAGGGAGGACTCGCCTGGGCAGCAGTGGGCGCTCAACACTGCAGGCCATCGGAagcgccgctgcagcag GTGTGGCTGTCTACTCCATCTCAGACATTGCTGACCGTCTCCTCAGCACCCCTGCTCACCCCATGCCCACCCTGGAAGACTGCtactggctgagctgctgctcctcggaCCCATCTGGCCTCCTTTACACGCTCCTGGATGAGCTCAGCCCAGCAGCCATGGCTGCCTTTGACCTCGCGTGCTGTCACTGTCTTCTCTGGAAGACGTCTCGACAGCTGCTGGACACAGCTGAGCGCAGGCTCAGCAGCTCTCTGGAGGATCGAG GTGTACGAGTTGACCCTAAGGTGCCTCATGCTGAGGGGATCTGTGGATTTCCCATGGTGTTACAACAGATCAACAAGATCCTGAATCACTCTGTGACTAATAAGGGCTCTGTGAAAACAG AAACGGTTGAAGACCAAGTGTTTGCCAGTCCCTTTGGTTGCTGCGCTCAGGAAGTTCTCCTCTGTTGCCACCCGATACTAAGAGAGGAAAACATTGCTTTTCGACTGGGTCTTACCCAACGCTTGGAGACCACCCTGCACAATCTGAGTACTGCGACAGATGGCGCAG AGGGCAGCGTGGGCAGTGCACTTCTGGCACTGTTGGTGGAACAGGCCAATCTGAAGCAGTCAGAACTGGATGTGCACCGCGTTCGCTCCAGCATGAAGCAGCTGCTCCGTTCTCTGGACCAGCTCTGCCCCTTCGAGCCAGACAGAGACCTTGCCAGACCAGATTACGTGCGCAGTTTCTTCGACTATGTCAATACGCTAGCATCTGTGCTGGTGCGCAGTCTCTGTTCAGAAG ATCAGAGCACTGAAGTGAAGCTTGGAAATCCCCTGTTGGTATTGCTTCAGTCCCCATTTCAGCTTATCTCCCATCTCTTATTTGAGAGACAGGTGCCTCCTGACAG AGTGCTGTCcttgctgcagcaggaaggccTGCGACTGAACGTTCAGCAGGTGATTGTCCAGCGCTGCTGCGAGACGTTGCCTCTGTggttttcctctcctcctgccggGGTGAAAACGGACGATGGCCAGTTTGGCATTGCTAGTTTGTGtgtcctgctccagcagcacgCTCAGGAGCACCTGCCCACCCTGGGGATTGCAGAGCCTCAGTCTGATGAAAGCTCTGAGTCTGAGGGTTCTCTGGAGGACCACTCTGCTACATCTTCCACCTTTTCCAACTTCCCACCTTCCAGCTCATCTTCCTCCTTATCTTCATCAAACTCTTTTCTCCTCACGCCATCAGCCTTGTCTTTCCTAAAGTCTCGTTCCCCTTTACTGGCCACACTCGTGTGTCTGAGTGCCTGCAAAGGTGAAACAGCCAAGACACAGTCCTCCGGATGGTCTGGATACTTCCGCAGTGGGCGTAAAGAGGTTGTCCTTGATGGGGAGCAGATTTGCCGTGAGGTAGATAAGCTTTTAAAAGAGTTCCCCATTCTCCGTTCTTACCTTCACACCATGGCTGAACCAGTACTGGGCACCCCGTTAAGTGAGAACGAGGATGGCTCTGCTGGATTAGGCGCGGTTGTTTGTGGGAAGCCTCTAGTCAGTCTCCTGCTGTCTGGGCCACAAGAGGAAGTAGCTCAGGCTGTGGCTGCTGATGCCTTCAAGAAGGCTCTCATCTCTAAAGACCTGAACAGAGCCCTCAGCCTGCTGGAACTGTATGGACAAGGTTGCAGCCAGGAGGGGGCGCTAAGAGACCAACTGCTTGCCTGTGCAGCATTAGAAG ATGGAGATAAAGGCATAGGTCAGTTGTTCCGCGTACAGGATGCAAACCTGCGGGCCCGTGTTGCTTTGCAGGGTCTGGAGCGATGGCCTCTGGCCGCCTGTCTGGAGCTGCTCAAATTCTGCCTCAATGATCCGAGCACAGACGCCTCACTGAGGACAGAGGTGGAGCTCAGGAAGAAAGAGTTGGACATCTACGAGAAG ATGCTGAACTTAGAGCCTTCCTTGCCTTGGGCCACATGGCAGGAGATTAGGCTCGAGTCTAAAACCAAATCTGAGTCCATGTTATCAATGATGCTGGAGGCAAAA GAGTTTGCTCTTTGTGCACAATGGGTGGAGATGAACTCTGTGTCTGACCAGCTGAAACTGCAGCTAAAGACTGAACATTTGCTTCATCTGCTGGAGAATGCGAAGACAAACGAGGCTTTCCAG ATGCTTGAGGGCCTCTCTGATGTTGTGGGCCTAGACGTATGCGAGCGGGCCCTGGACCGCCGCCCTGTGCTGGCTGCCTGTCACTTCCTGGCCGACTACCTCACCCTGCATTTCCAGAGGCAGGTGTCTCCAGCACGTCGGCGACACATCCACGCCCTTCACCTGGGCTCTAAG GTGCTGTTGACGCTGCCACCAGCAGCCAGGCAGGACTATTTCTCGCTGCTCTCAGAGCCTCTACTGATGCTTGAACAGTTGCTGATGAACCTCAAAGTGGACTGGGCCGAGGTGGCAGTGCGGACCCTGCAGAGCCTGCTTGTTGGCCAGGAGGCTGGCTTTGGTGTGGAGGACATTGATAAGCTTCTGTCAGAATATGCCCGCAAGGCCCTTGACTTCTCCTGTGCCCCTCGAGAGAGGTCTCGATCAG ACTCTGTAATCAGCCTCCAGGATGCACTGATGATGTGCCCTGCTCAAGACAGTATCTCTCTGTCGTCCAGCCGATTCGACTCTCCTGTGCCCTCTGCAA gcagcacacctacacacacagcgtcccaacacaacacagagagtcagagggatCGAAGCTCAGCAGGGAGGAAACGCAGTTCGCCTGTCAAGTTCAAGCCCCCAGACCAACCTCCAGCCCGTAAAGACTGGGTCCCAGACACCAAACACCATGTGTGCATGGTCTGCCGCCGCGAGAGGTTCACCATG TTCAACAGACGCCATCATTGTCGTACATGCGGCCGCTTGGTTTGCCATGCTTGCTCTGAGCACAAGATGGCTGTAGAGGGATGTCCAGGAGACGACGTGCGAGTCTGTGACCAGTGTTACGCCTACTTTCACCCAGA TTCTGATGATGAGTTGGAACCAGCTGAAG TGGCCGGCAGCCCTGTGCTGACAGAGCAAGACTTAGACGGAATGCTGCATCTGCCGGAAGTGGTCCATCGTCAGGTCCACCTCACTACAGACCCTGGAGAGAACCAGCTGCTCCGCTGTGAGTTCTACTATGAACAG GCTCCCAGCGCATACCTCTGCGTGGCCATCCTGTCTCTGCACAGTGACCAGGGCTCCTGTGGACGCCAGCTCATCAGCCACTGTCGCGATCTGTCTTGCAAGCTGACCAACCCGGAGGTGGACGCCTGCCTCCTCACAGACATAATGCGTCAGCTGCTGTTCAGTGCCAAGCTGATGTTTGTTAAAGTAGGCCGCAGCCAGGACCTCGCCCTGTGTGACAG TTACATCAGTAAAGTTGACGTGCTCAAGATTCTGGTCACGGCCAACTATACCTACGTTCCTTCTCTGGATGACATCTTGGAAACATCGGCTGTCACACGTCTTCGcaatcagctgctggaggcggAGCACTACCAGCTGGCAGTGGAG GTGTCTACCAAGAGTGGCCTAGACCCGAGTGGTGTCTGGCAGGCATGGGGGAGGGCCTTGCTGAAATCAGGGAACCTCTCAGGAGCAAGGGAGAAGTTTTCCCGCTTTCTCAAGGCACCAGTGGACCGGAACCAGCTCAACTTGGGTCCCCTATTGGTGCAGGAGATTGTTCAGCATCTGGAGACCAGTGTGAGATTGACTCTGTCCATG ACTTTTAGTGAGGATGTCCTGGCATCCCTGCGGGAGCTGGAGGACGCTCTGGCTGACAGAGCTCCTGTGGAGCGATCAGAAGGACTGATGAAGAACTGCAGCCTCCACCAGGAGTGTCTCTACTACCTGAACACATATGGCTCACACTTAGCTCTGATCAGCTACTACATGCGTCACGACTGCATGACTGAGGCCTTGACATACTTGCTCAACAAG GAATGCCCAGAGGAGGTTTTTCTGGAGGGTGTGTTGCAGCCCAGTCTGGAGCAGGGTCGTCTTGGCAGGCTGCAGGATGTATTGGAAAAACTGGACCCAGGCCTGGAGACATGCAGTCGTTACCTCATTGCTTCCTGCCAGTTTCTGCAGCGCCGAGGATACTTTCATACCCTGTACCAGTTCCAGCAGTTCATGATG GATCACGTCCGTGCGGCCATGACCTGCATCAGGTTCTTTACAAATGGAGCGACCTCATACGTGCAGCTGGGAGAACAGCAG CGTTGGTTGGTCAGAGCCAAAGAGCACCTGAGGACGtacctgcaggagcagcagggccGAGGCCCTGGGAGGAAAAAGTCTCAGGTCAACTCATTTAGGAAGATGATGTCGTCCAGTGACGTGTCCAG ACACATTAACACTGTCGAGCTCCAGCTGGAGGTGACTCGGTTCCTCCAACGCTGTGAGACAGCTGGTACCTCGAAGGATTCACAGCCAGGCACTCTCACATCAAAGTCCCCTGCGTCCAATTCGCCGCCTACACTGTTCTTTGGAAATCCCATGAAGGTTGAAGTTGCCTGTAAG GTCATGCTTGGAGGGAAGAACATAGAAGAAGGATTTGGCATCGCATACAGGGTCATACAG GATTTCCAGCTGGAGGCCCAGGCTGTCTACGTGCGGGCTGGCCAAAGACTTGTCCGACAAAAGCAGTACGGAGCTGTGCGGCAGCTACTCAAATGTGTAAGCGAGTCGGGCACCGCTACCAAAAACGACTGCGATGCTCTCGTCCTCAGCTGCGTTTCTGTCGCCGATAAGGGACCGGCAAAT GCAAAGGAGCTGGAAAGTCTAATTGTGGAGACCAAGAATCCAGAAAGCAAG ATCAAAGCCTACTTGTTGTGTGGTAAGCTGCGGCCGGCGTATCTGCTGGCGGTCAAGCTGGAGCCGACCCGGGCGCGACCGTTGGTCCAGGACGTCCTTCAGGCCGCAGAGGGAGCACAAGACTCTGTGATGCAGAACATCTGTCGTCAGTGGCTGTCCGAACATCAGCACAAGTCATGTCAGCAGCGCCAAAGCAGACCCAATGCAAGGTAA
- the rdh12 gene encoding retinol dehydrogenase 12, which produces MFLFLIIASLGLVMILVVLFASHIRQYAAGGVCKSTERLDGKTVLITGANTGIGKETALDLAARGARVIMACRDVEKGEEAAASIQAAYPEAQVEVRELDLADTCSIRAFAQKFLREVNQLHILINNAGVMMCPYTKTTDGFEMHIGVNHLGHFLLTYLLIGLMKRSAPARVVVVSSLAHNFGWIRFHDLHSQGSYNSGLAYCQSKLANVLFARELARRLKDTNVTVNSVHPGTVNSDLTRHSTLMTIMFTVFSMFLKTPREGAQTSIYCAVAEELHSVSGKHFSDCAPAFVAPQGRSEETARRLWDISCELLAIEWD; this is translated from the exons ATGTTTCTTTTCTTAATTATCGCGAGTCTCGGGCTGGTGATGATACTGGTGGTTTTATTTGCATCACATATAAG ACAATAtgcagcaggaggagtgtgtAAATCTACAGAGAGGCTGGATGGGAAGACAGTTCTCATTACAGGAGCGAACACAGGCATTGGGAAAGAGACCGCCCTGGACCTGGCAGCGCGAG GGGCTCGGGTGATTATGGCGTGCAGAGATGTGGAGAAGGGcgaggaggctgcagccagcATACAGGCCGCTTATCCAGAAGCACAGGTAGAAGTTCGGGAACTGGATTTGGCAGATACCTGTTCTATACGAGCCTTTGCACAGAAATTCCTAAGAG AGGTCAACCAGCTACATATCCTCATCAACAATGCTGGGGTGATGATGTGCCCCTACACCAAAACCACTGATGGCTTTGAAATGCATATTGGAGTCAATCACTTGG GTCACTTCCTGTTGACGTACCTCCTCATCGGGCTGATGAAGCGCAGCGCGCCGGCCCGCGTGGTGGTGGTCTCCTCCCTGGCGCACAACTTCGGCTGGATCCGCTTCCACGACCTTCACAGCCAGGGCAGCTACAACAGCGGCTTAGCGTACTGCCAGAGCAAACTGGCCAATGTTCTCTTTGCCAGAGAGCTGGCCCGTCGCCTCAAAG ATACGAACGTGACGGTGAACTCGGTCCACCCGGGGACGGTGAACTCTGACCTCACCAGACACTCGACGCTTATGACGATAATGTTCACCGTCTTCTCCATGTTCCTGAAAACGCCGCGGGAAGGAGCACAGACCAGCATCTACTGCGCCGTGGCAGAGGAGCTACACTCGGTCTCTGGGAAACACTTCAG CGACTGCGCCCCCGCCTTCGTAGCACCACAGGGACGAAGTGAGGAGACGGCGAGGAGGCTGTGGGACATCAGCTGCGAGCTCCTCGCCATCGAGTGGGACTGA
- the vti1b gene encoding vesicle transport through interaction with t-SNAREs homolog 1B codes for MSSEEFEKLHEIYSSLYDELRLMPERAPRCLGEERKRLVRSFDERHGEAEEVLRGMEEELRTAPATYRNAMSTKLRLYRRDLGKLQRDMKNAIPSPGSSFQPGDHHGIYSTQNQQSTHVQSQRALLLQGTESLNNASQSIERSQRIAAETEHIGTDIISELGEQREQLDRTRNRLVNTGENLSRSRKILRAMSRRLMTNKLLLAVIILMELAILGAVIYLKFFRK; via the exons ATGTCCTCGGAGGAGTTTGAGAAGTTGCACGAAATCTACAGCTCCCTGTACGACGAGCTGAGGCTGATGCCGGAGAGAGCCCCGAGGTGCCTCGGAG aggagaggaagaggctggTGAGGAGCTTCGACGAGAGACACGGGGAGGCTGAAGAAGTG TTACGAGGAATGGAAGAAGAGCTCCGAACCGCTCCTGCTACCTACAGAAATGCAATGAGCACAAAACTGCGCCTGTACCGCAGGGACCTGGGCAAACTGCAGAGGGACATGAAAAATGCCATTCCTAGTCCTGGCTCCTCCTTCCAGCCAGGAGATCATCATGGCATCTATTCCACACAAAATCAACAAAGT ACACATGTGCAGTCTCAGCGAgctttgctgctgcagggcaCAGAGTCTCTGAACAATGCCAGCCAAAGTATCGAACGAAGTCAGCGCATCGCAGCGGAGACGGAGCACATTGGCACAGACATCATCAGTGAGCTGGGGGAGCAGAGGGAACAGCTGGACCGCACCCGTAACAGA TTGGTGAACACCGGAGAAAACCTCAGTCGAAGCCGAAAGATCCTTCGTGCCATGTCACGGCG GTTGATGACCAACAAGTTGCTTTTAGCTGTCATCATTCTAATGGAGCTGGCCATCCTGGGGGCTGTGATTTACCTGAAGTTCTTCCGAAAATAA
- the arg2 gene encoding arginase-2, mitochondrial: MALRGPLSSLLRTQLSHARQQSRAQSVAVLGAPFSRGQKRRGVEHGPKVIRDAGLIERLSGLDYSVHDFGDLSFPVLEKDEPYMNVKCPRAVGAANKMLSEAVSRAIGAGHTLVMLGGDHSLAIGSVGGHARQCPDLCLIWVDAHADVNTPATSPSGNLHGQPVAFMLRELQDKMPDIPGFSWTKPCISSCDLVYIGLRDVDPGEHQILKNLGIQYFTMRDIDRLGIQRVMEVTFDHLLARKQRPIHLSFDIDAFDPSLAPATGTPVNGGLTYREGIYITEEVHKTGLLSALDMVEVNPILGAGHDAVEATASLAVDVIASSLGQTKEGAHASIDDAASVKEDTEQLRL, encoded by the exons ATGGCTTTGAGGGGACCGCTGTCCAGTCTGCTCAggacccagctcagccacgcgCGCCAGCAAAGCAGAGCCCAGTCGGTGGCTGTGCTCGGCGCCCCGTTTTCCAGAGGACAA AAAAGAAGAGGCGTGGAGCACGGTCCGAAAGTCATCAGAGATGCGGGACTCATCGAGAGGCTTTCCGGTTTGG ACTACTCTGTGCACGACTTCGGGGACCTCAGCTTCCCGGTTCTGGAGAAGGACGAGCCCTACATGAACGTGAAGTGTCCCCGCGCTGTGGGCGCTGCCAATAAGATGCTGTCCGAGGCGGTGAGCAGAGCCATCGGCGCCGGCCACACCCTCGTGATGCTCGGAGGCGACCACAG CCTCGCCATCGGCTCCGTGGGCGGCCACGCCCGCCAGTGTCCCGACCTGTGCCTCATCTGGGTGGACGCGCACGCGGACGTCAACACGCCCGCGACGTCTCCGTCGGGGAACCTGCACGGCCAGCCGGTGGCGTTCATGCTCAGAGAGCTGCAGGACaag ATGCCGGACATCCCGGGGTTCTCCTGGACTAAGCCGTGTATCTCCTCGTGCGACCTGGTGTACATCGGACTGAGAGACGTCGACCCTGGAGAGCA CCAAATCCTGAAGAACCTGGGTATCCAGTACTTCACCATGAGGGACATTGACAGACTAGGCATCCAGAGGGTCATGGAGGTCACCTTCGATCATCTCCTGGCGAG gaaacagcGTCCCATCCACCTAAGCTTCGACATCGACGCGTTCGACCCGTCGCTGGCTCCCGCCACGGGGACGCCGGTCAACGGGGGTTTGACCTACAGGGAGGGGatctacatcacagaggaggTCCACAAGACAG GCCTGCTGTCCGCCCTGGACATGGTGGAGGTGAACCCCATCCTCGGGGCCGGCCACGACGCCGTGGAGGCCACCGCGTCGCTCGCCGTGGACGTCATCGCGTCGTCCCTGGGACAGACGAAGGAGGGCGCGCACGCCTCCATCGACGACGCCGCGTCCGTTAAGGAGGACACGGAGCAGCTCCGCCTCTGA